The following nucleotide sequence is from Streptomyces sp. NBC_00239.
CGCGGTGTGCAAGGCGGCCCGCCGCTCCTCGCGCCGCCGCTGCTCGTCGTCGGGAAAGCCGATCGTCCGCAGCACCTCGGGCAGTGCGGCCTCCGTGGACATCTGCTGGACGACCCGGACGATGGTGTCCCAGGATGCGGTGCTGTGCCGGTCCGACAGCCGGGCAACCGTCGAGTAGCGGTGCCGCGGAGCGTCGGCCGCCCACGCGGGATCCACGTCCGGCAGGAAGGTCCGTACGGCACCCGGGGCGACCCGGTGGTGCTCGGCCGCGGTGCGGAAGGCGTCGATCGCCGCGACCGTCTCCAGTAAATAGAGGGAAGCCGCGCCCGAGCACTTCGTCATCGCCTTGCCCATCCGGGCCGTCCAGATCGGTTCCTCCCGTAACGGGCGGGCGGCGACGACCGCGGGCAGCCGGCGGTCCGGGTCGCACAGGACGTCGATGAGCGCCGGCACCGCGCCGGCGGTGATGCGTACGGGTTCGAGGGTCAGGGCGGTGCCGCCGTCGGTGCAGGGCAGGGCCTGCACCAGCTGCTCCACCAGGCGTGGCCGTGCGGGATCCGGGGCGTAGCCGGGATGGACGAAGCACTCCAGCGCCACGGCCACCGCGGCCGGGGCGCCCTCGCCCGGGTCCACGGCGGTCACGGTGGTCCGCCAGGTCGCCTCCGGGTTGTCCTCGCGCAGTTGCAGGCGCATGGCCGTCTCCGCGCCGTCCGCGCGGTAGGCGACCTGAGAGACGAGCACCCGTATGTCGTCGAGGTGGTGGAATCCGGAGGCTATCGGCACCTCGCGGCCGAACTTCCGGTTCAACCAGACTGCCGTGATCCTGCGTACGTGCCGCAGGATGTCCTGCCCTTGAGGAAAGGTCAGCGTGGTGCGGTGGGCGAGAGGATTGCTCGGTTCAGGCACGGGCGGCTCTCTGCGTGTCGTCAGGACGATGACGCACAAGCCTAGGGGTGACCACCACGCTGAGGCAGTGAGAAGAGCAGATCGGACCCCGGTCGAGGGGCGCCCGCCCGCGCTGCCCCGCGCCGCCCGGACGCGTAAAATGGGGCGTGGACTCGGGGTCGGCTTTCCCGCGGGGCGAGGGTGATCGGGCATGACCGGACTGGTACGCAGGAGCTTCGACACGGCGGACGAGACACGGCCGTTCGCCGAGGGCAAGGGCCGCTTGGACCTGCTCAACACCGACGGCGGGCCCGTCGGCCGGGCCGTGTTCGAACCGGGCTGGCGCTGGTCGCAGCACATCAAGCCGCTGGCGGGCACGGACAGCTGCCAGTCGGCGCACACCGGTTACGTGGTGAGCGGCGCGATGCACGTCGTCATGGACGACGGCGAGACCGCCGACTACGGACCGGGGGACTTCATGCAGGTGTCGCCCGGCCACGATGCCTGGGTGGTGGGCGACGAGCCCTGCGTGGCAGTGGACTGGACCGGCTTCGGCGACTACGCCAAGTCGGGCTGACCGCCGCTCCACCCGCCGCTCCACCCACCGGACCCCGGCCGGTCCGGTGGGTCCGGTGGGTCCGGCTTGCGGTCAGTGCACGAAGGAGTAGCTGCGCCAGGGCCTGGCCGTGGGCGCGCGCCGGTCGCTGAACGTGGTCGCGAGGTAGGTGAACTTGCCGCGGCAGTCGGGCAGTTCGTACAGGCGCATGTCGATGAGCGTCAGGT
It contains:
- a CDS encoding cupin domain-containing protein — its product is MTGLVRRSFDTADETRPFAEGKGRLDLLNTDGGPVGRAVFEPGWRWSQHIKPLAGTDSCQSAHTGYVVSGAMHVVMDDGETADYGPGDFMQVSPGHDAWVVGDEPCVAVDWTGFGDYAKSG